The genomic segment gctcctcgccgtTCCCGTCGCTCACCGTCGCTCACCCCGATCGCCGTCGATTGATCTTTTCGCAGGAAGATCCGGTCGCTGCGCCCGCCCAAGCGCGAGCGGTTCTCCACCACCGCCCACGTGATCCGCGCGCTGAACGATGAGACGTACGATCAGAGCATCCTGACGCAGGCGAACCTGGCGAAGATCTGCGGGCAGCTCCCCAAGTGGATCACGTTCCCGGACAAGGACCGCGCGCCCTGGCTcaaccgcgccgcgcagcagTGGTGGCCCTTCCTCAACCGCGCGATATCCAActcggtcgtcggcgccgtcgagcccaTCCTGAACAAGCTCGTGCAGGGATCGCCAATCAAGAATCTGCACTTCTCCAAGTTCACGCTCGGCACGGAGCCCCTGGTGTTTgcgtccgtcgcgtgcgtcgacgacgtgccgAACGAGGTGGGACTGGACATAGAGTTCAAGTGGGTCGCGAAGGAACCGGAGGTGCAGCTGGACGTCTCCCTGCTCGGCATGGTGCTTCCCATCGCCATCGACAAGCTGGAGGCTTTCGGCACCGTCCGGATCGTGTTCGGACCGCTCTGCGACTGGTGGCCCGCGTTCTCGGACATGCAGGTGGCGTTCATCGGCAAGCCGAAGATCGACTTGGACCTCAggctcatcggcggcgacatcaccAAGTTCCcggtcgtcgagcgccttctcATGAACCTCATCAAGAACGTCCTCACCAAGCTCATGACGTGGCCCAATCGCCTGGACATTCAGATCACCGAGGATCAGGGCGCGAGGTGCACGGCCCGCGCGGGCATCGTGCGCGTCACCGTCCGCAGAGGCGCGAACATGAGCCGGGGCTCCGCGCTGGGCGGCAGCGTGTTCAGCACCAAGGCGACCCCCGCGGTGGAGATTgtcgcgatcgacggcgagtaCGGAGctccgaagacgacgagggtgACTTCGTCGTGGCGACACTCGGGCGAAGATCCCGCGTGGGAGGAGACGTTCGAGGTtttcgtccgcgacgcgcggcacACCGTGCTCAACATGTGCGTCGTGGAcaccgacgccatcgcggctccGTCCATGGGGTCGGTCAAGCGCGCGATGACCATGTCGAGCAAGTACCGGAAAAAAAACGTCGAGCGAGATTCAGatggggacggcgacggcgacgacagcgaAACCGACCAGGGGGCGGACGTGTACAACCCGGCGGAGGTGAAGGTGGCTGGGGGCAAGGACGCCGTCAAGGCGCTGCGAACGGACAAGCAGGCGAGCAGCTGGAAGGGCGAGAAGGCGCTGTACAAGTCCAACATGTCCGTCATGGGCAGGGTCAAGTTCGAGGTTGGTCAGCTGTACGACTCGCCCGGGATCACGCTTCAGGAGACGGTGCCGCTGAAGAAGACGAAGAGCGTCGGGGGTAAGATGCTCAGCGCCTTCTCGAGCGTCAAGGAGGAGAACATGCCCAAGCTGACGTACGCGTGCAAGTTTATAcccctggacgacgacccggagctcgaggaggctcGGATGAAACGGCTCGCGGGAATCACGGCGAAGGATCTTAAAAACCCCGACAGCGAGAaggtggacgtcgaggactTCTGCGGCGTCCTCCACTGCAAGCTCCTGCGCGCCACGAACCTGGtgtcgcgcgacgccaacGGGTTGTCCGACCCTTTCGTTCGGTGCAGCTTCGGTCGGCAGATTCACAAATCAAGCGTCAAGTACGAGACGCTCCACCCGGTGTGGGACGAGACGTTCGACTTCATCGTGGGGGTGGACGACGTGTACGATTCTAGAACGATCGAGTGCGAGGTTTGGGACAGGGACCCGTACGGCGTTCGCGAGTACATGGGCAAGGTGCGCGTCGACCTCATCGCGCTGCTCCTGCGCATAAAAGACCTACCGCCCGCGGCTGGTCAGGCGTACACAAAGACGCTCAAGATCAACGAGGAAATCTCCGAGGCTGCGAGCGGTCGGCTGGAGATGGAGTTTCAGTTTTACCCCGCCAAGGGGTACGCGCAGGGGCTGAGCCGGAGCGCCATCGGGTCCAGGCGTCAGCGCAGGTCGGGGaacgaagccggcggcggcttgacGATTGACGCCGGGGGAAGCGACGGGGGGACTCCGGCGACTTCCGGAGGTTTGAGCCCTTCGAACTCGCTCCGGTCCCCCGCGAGCAGGCGCGGGAtgctggcgctggcggaggatttcgtggagcgcgaggggACGCTGAGCGTGGACGCCACCGACGGCAAGATGCTGGACAGCGAGATCAAGGCGCTGAGGAAGGAGAAGAGTAAGGTGGACAGGGCGCGGGCAAAGAAGGAAGGGGGCGGCTGCTGCTCGTGCTTCGGCGGCAAGGGAAAGAAGGGGAAGGGCAACGGCGGAAGCCTACGGGGGAAGGCGAACGGGGACTCGTCCGGGAACGATTTCCTGGCGCGCATCGAGGAGGTTGCGCCGGACACGCCCGACTCCCCGGCGGAATCGGTGTTTCAGGAgctgccctcgccgcggccgtcggaggcggaggggGACAGGCTTTAACTTTTAAGCCTTTATTTGGTTATGTCGGTTATCCGAAGCACGAAACCAAGCGAAGGTGGCCATCCGTgccgctctcgtcgtcggaacgACCGATGAATGCCGCCGTCGTATCCCGTCGCAAACGACAACCTCGGCGATACGAGCCACGACGCAAAAGACTCCCGCGCACGCCGCACGCGGAAAACATCGACACGACTCCGAACGCACCCGAGACGACGACAACGACATGGCCCTCCTCGTGACTttccccgccccgcgcctcgtcgcctcgcgccttctcggcgcgcgctccctccgcaccgtcggcggcggccgccaccACACCGCCTTCGggctccacgcgcgcgcctctgcCGCGGACAAGCAGGACACAAAGGTAGAGTTCCGCGTGATATCGGGCAAAAGCTGGCTCATtgtcggtgacgacgcccccgtcggtcgccgccgcccgctccctCTCgttcgtccgccgcgccgtgcaccggacgcgtccgcggtccccgcgccgcctttcTTCCGAGACCTTCGATCGTATCGGATCCAAGGAACCGTCGTTGCTCGCCCGATATCCGAGTCAGCACCCGAACGCACTGACGTTCTAGGAACGGCCCACGCCGACATTTTCCCCAAACTCGCAGGCGCAGCAGGATCAGCAGGAGGCGGACAGGCAGATGAACGAACAGAAGCCCCGCGCGAGCACCCAGTTCCGCCGGCTCGGtcccctcgcgcggggcaCCGCGCTGTCCAACCTCGGAGGCTCCAGCCCGATGAACCTCTTCGGCTtcctcgagcagctcagcgacgcgatggaaaccgacctcgccggtgcgtcgccgccccccgccgtcccgactcgatccccgcgcgctcgacccgACTCAAACCCCGCACTCGAACCCCGTCCCACGTCGTCCTCACGACCCTCTGCACCACCCACCAGCGCTTCGCatcacccgccgccgcccctccgTTTCCCTCTATCCCCAATCAGCCATGGCCGGAGTTCCGTTTGGACACAAGGACTCGGTTGGCGCGTTTCCCAACCACCTCGCGTTTCCTTACGACATCGTCGACAAGAGGAGCGAGTACGTCATCACCGCCGACATCCCCGGCGCGAACAGGGACATGGTCGAGGTgagcgtggacgaggaccgCGTGCTGCACAtcgtggacgagcgcgcggacaggcacgaggagcgcggcggaagcgacgaggacggagcCAAGTACGTGGTGTACAATCGATCGTTCGGTCGTTTCGAGCGCAACTTTCAGCTGCCGCAGGatgtcgaggacggcgcggtggacgcgacgatgaaACACGGCGTGCTCGTCGTGCGTCtgcccaagaagaaggagaccATCCGGCAGGAGCAGAGGAagaacgcgcggcgcatcgcggTCAAGGGGTGAGaccagcggcggcgatttgaacggatggacgacgacgacgacgacgtgagaagacgccctcggggcgacgcgggaacgacgcgacgcgacgcgaacgaaaAGAGACGACTCGCGTTCAAGGCTGATGTCACACGCCGCACGACACTTACACATGCTCTATACTGACTTCGAAGTGCAAAGTACGGCGATCTCCCAGATCTGCTCTAACAATGAGCAGTACTTTGCTCTTGTGGTAAGGATCGGTGTCGTGCTCGAAAATGCTCGAGAAAAACCCTCGTGTGGCATCAACCTTGAGCGCGAGGTCGGGAGTTTAGCGAACGGGACGAATGGAATCATAACGTTTCACGACAAAGATCGACGAATGCTACCTAGATATCTCTGCGCTTCGATGACGCCCCGCCACCCGCGACACACGATAAACGCTCCCGCCCGCGAAAAAAAACCGTCAAACCTTTGACCCTTTACTCCCACTCCACCGTGGACGGCGGCTTGGACGTGATGTCGTACACCACCCGGTTCACGTTCTTCACCTCGTTGCAGATCTTCGCGCTCACCTCCTGCAGAAACTTCGGCTCGAACTGGTACCAATCCGCGGTCATGCCGTCGGAGGAGGTGATGGCTCGAAGGCCCACGACGTGCGAGTGCGTTCGTTGGTCTCCCTGCACGCCCACGGATTTGATGGGCAAAAACACCGCGAACGCCTGCCAGATCTTATCGTACAGGCCCGCGTCCTTGATGGCGTTGATGTAGatctcgtccacggcgcggatggtgtcgagggcgccgtcggcgcagACGTCGCCCAGGACCCTCACCGCGAGGCCGGGGCCCGGGAACGGGTGTCGCGAGATGAAAGCCTGCGGCACGTCCATGAGCAATCCGAGCTTGCGCACCTCGTCCTTGAAGAGCATGCGCAGgggctcgacgagctcgaaccCGAGCTCCTTGGGCAAGCCCCCGACGTTGTGATGCGACTTGATGGTGTGCGAGTGTTTCTGGTCCGAGCCCGGCGGGGGGCACGATTCGATCACGTCTGGGTACAAGGTACCCTGCACCAAAAACTTGGGCCTCACGCCAGTCTTcttctccacgtcgtcctTGTACTCCTTGAAGACCTCGATGAACTGCGCGCCGATCGTCTTGCGCTTCTTCTCCGGGTCCGCCACGCccttgagcttggcgaggagcCTGGCCGAGTCGTCGATCTTGGTCACCGGGAGGTGCAGGTGGTCCTTGAACATCTTCATCACGCGTTCACCCTCCTTGTACCGCAGCAGGCCGTTATCCACGAAGCAGCAGTGCAGCCTGTCGCCGATGGCCTTGTGCACCAACgtcgcggccaccgcggagtCCACGCCTCCGGATAGCGCGCAGATGACGTGGTCATCCGGTCCCACCTTCTGGTTGACGATGGCGATctgctcgtcgaggacgttTTGCATCGTCCAACCGGCTTCAACCTTGGCGATGTGAAAGAGGAAGTGGCGGATCGTCTCGAACCCGCGCTCGGAGTGCGTCACCTCGGGGTGGTACTGAAGGCCGAAGATCTTGCGCTCGGCGTTCTCGATGGCCaccacggcgcccgcgtcggactTGCCCACGCACTTAAATCCCTCCGGAAGCTTAacggcttcgtcgccgtgggACATCCAGACCATCTGGGTCGGGTCCATCTCCTCGCCGTAGAGCGCGGATTCCTGGACGATGTGCACGGGCATGCGACCGTACTCGGCCTTGTCCGCGGGCttgacctcgccgcccatgAGCTGGACGATGAGCTGCATGCCGTAGCAGATGCCGAGCACGGGGATGCCCTTGGCCTGGCAGTGATCGAAGAATGTGTCCGGGACGGagggcgcgccctcgacgtggACGGAGTTGGGCCCGCCGGAGAGGATGATCACCGACGGGTTATGCGACGTGATGCGAGCCTGCGAGATTCGGAGGATGGGACGCGCGAGGTCAGCcggggagcgcgacggggccgaTCCCGctgggggcggcggtgcccatCTTTTTTAAATACCCGGGGCGGGCGGTTGGTTGGGCGGATCGAGGTtttcccccgcgccggcgccgccgccgcgcgactcgcgcggcggcagccgatgcggacgcggcgcgcgacccggggggcgaacgcgcgtgatccgggcggcgggtgcgatcgaatcggcggcgcgcaccatgtcggcgtcgccgggcagGAGGACCGAGTAcaccccgagctcgcgcacgcgccgggtgATGAGCTGCGTGTACTGGCTGCCGtagtcgaggacgacgacggtgtcggggccggtggcgccgacgccgctctcgcggcgcgc from the Micromonas commoda chromosome 15, complete sequence genome contains:
- a CDS encoding predicted protein translates to YVITADIPGANRDMVEVSVDEDRVLHIVDERADRHEERGGSDEDGAKYVVYNRSFGRFERNFQLPQDVEDGAVDATMKHGVLVVRLPKKKE
- a CDS encoding predicted protein; the protein is MSRAWAASGALLTVENLGMATIVYAVAFVAFWLGWKIRSLRPPKRERFSTTAHVIRALNDETYDQSILTQANLAKICGQLPKWITFPDKDRAPWLNRAAQQWWPFLNRAISNSVVGAVEPILNKLVQGSPIKNLHFSKFTLGTEPLVFASVACVDDVPNEVGLDIEFKWVAKEPEVQLDVSLLGMVLPIAIDKLEAFGTVRIVFGPLCDWWPAFSDMQVAFIGKPKIDLDLRLIGGDITKFPVVERLLMNLIKNVLTKLMTWPNRLDIQITEDQGARCTARAGIVRVTVRRGANMSRGSALGGSVFSTKATPAVEIVAIDGEYGAPKTTRVTSSWRHSGEDPAWEETFEVFVRDARHTVLNMCVVDTDAIAAPSMGSVKRAMTMSSKYRKKNVERDSDGDGDGDDSETDQGADVYNPAEVKVAGGKDAVKALRTDKQASSWKGEKALYKSNMSVMGRVKFEVGQLYDSPGITLQETVPLKKTKSVGGKMLSAFSSVKEENMPKLTYACKFIPLDDDPELEEARMKRLAGITAKDLKNPDSEKVDVEDFCGVLHCKLLRATNLVSRDANGLSDPFVRCSFGRQIHKSSVKYETLHPVWDETFDFIVGVDDVYDSRTIECEVWDRDPYGVREYMGKVRVDLIALLLRIKDLPPAAGQAYTKTLKINEEISEAASGRLEMEFQFYPAKGYAQGLSRSAIGSRRQRRSGNEAGGGLTIDAGGSDGGTPATSGGLSPSNSLRSPASRRGMLALAEDFVEREGTLSVDATDGKMLDSEIKALRKEKSKVDRARAKKEGGGCCSCFGGKGKKGKGNGGSLRGKANGDSSGNDFLARIEEVAPDTPDSPAESVFQELPSPRPSEAEGDRL
- a CDS encoding predicted protein, whose amino-acid sequence is MSSPAAKKARRESGVGATGPDTVVVLDYGSQYTQLITRRVRELGVYSVLLPGDADMARITSHNPSVIILSGGPNSVHVEGAPSVPDTFFDHCQAKGIPVLGICYGMQLIVQLMGGEVKPADKAEYGRMPVHIVQESALYGEEMDPTQMVWMSHGDEAVKLPEGFKCVGKSDAGAVVAIENAERKIFGLQYHPEVTHSERGFETIRHFLFHIAKVEAGWTMQNVLDEQIAIVNQKVGPDDHVICALSGGVDSAVAATLVHKAIGDRLHCCFVDNGLLRYKEGERVMKMFKDHLHLPVTKIDDSARLLAKLKGVADPEKKRKTIGAQFIEVFKEYKDDVEKKTGVRPKFLVQGTLYPDVIESCPPPGSDQKHSHTIKSHHNVGGLPKELGFELVEPLRMLFKDEVRKLGLLMDVPQAFISRHPFPGPGLAVRVLGDVCADGALDTIRAVDEIYINAIKDAGLYDKIWQAFAVFLPIKSVGVQGDQRTHSHVVGLRAITSSDGMTADWYQFEPKFLQEVSAKICNEVKNVNRVVYDITSKPPSTVEWE